In Longimicrobium sp., a genomic segment contains:
- a CDS encoding four helix bundle protein, which yields MPVSRFEDLKAWQKAKQLCVDIYRVTGSGRFARDFGLRDQIQRASVSVMSNIAEGFERNSKPEFARFITFARGSAGEVRSQLYLARDLEYVGEKDFGALLEKCSEITRMLVSLRKSLERDKQLLGTGHLALGTLTERNR from the coding sequence TTGCCGGTTTCGAGGTTCGAGGACCTGAAAGCATGGCAGAAGGCGAAGCAACTGTGCGTGGACATCTATCGGGTAACCGGCAGCGGCAGGTTCGCGAGGGATTTTGGGTTGAGAGACCAGATCCAGCGCGCATCCGTGTCGGTGATGTCGAACATCGCGGAAGGGTTCGAGCGGAACAGCAAGCCGGAGTTCGCGCGCTTCATCACCTTCGCGCGCGGATCTGCCGGCGAGGTCCGGAGTCAGTTGTATCTGGCGCGCGACCTGGAGTACGTCGGAGAAAAGGATTTCGGTGCCTTGCTGGAGAAGTGCTCGGAAATCACCCGCATGCTCGTCTCTCTGCGTAAATCGCTGGAGAGAGATAAGCAGTTACTGGGCACTGGGCACTTGGCACTGGGCACTTTAACGGAGAGGAATCGCTGA